In one window of Brassica rapa cultivar Chiifu-401-42 chromosome A07, CAAS_Brap_v3.01, whole genome shotgun sequence DNA:
- the LOC103830597 gene encoding sm-like protein LSM3B, translating to MSGEEDATVREPLDLIRLSLDERIYVKLRSDRELRGKLHAFDQHLNMILGDVEEVITTVEIDDETYEEIVRTTKRNIQFLFVRGDGVILVSPPLRTT from the exons ATGTCCGGCGAGGAAGATGCCACTGTAAGGGAGCCACTAGATCTGATTCGTCTGAGTCTAGACGAGAGAATCTATGTCAAGCTCCGCTCAGACCGCGAGCTTCGCGGCAAGCTTCAC GCGTTTGATCAGCATTTGAATATGATTCTGGGTGATGTTGAAGAAGTTATCACAACAGTAGAAATCGATGACGAGACATACGAAGAGATTGTCCGG ACGACAAAGCGCAATATTCAGTTTCTATTTGTTAGAGGAGATGGAGTGATATTGGTGTCTCCACCACTGAGGACAACTTGA
- the LOC103830595 gene encoding uncharacterized protein LOC103830595 yields MSDLGSNVMDRRQHKGFSLPFPLMTPSVHHNLPVTEYNNGHGWTSQEEDGDGHNKSKNSSPWGRVKWMYKMVKLMITTLSYLDEDDHKHARKGKWRTVSEVMDERGYHVSPQQCEDKFNDLNKRYKKLNEMLGRGTCCDVVENPSLLDKIGYLDEKEKDEVRKIMSSKHLFYEEMCSYHNGNRLNLPHDPALQRSLRIRCRDDDGHGKHQNEDLVDCEEHNMSQMDCGDRGVSLGGALKRLRRSQNHEDLGHPNHANKGYVPHLHKQWTESKSLELEERKLQIQAELMELERQRIKWERFSQKRDQKLQIMRMENENMKLENEKMKLELRGVELGARF; encoded by the coding sequence ATGAGCGATCTTGGTTCAAATGTTATGGATCGTCGTCAACACAAGGGCTTTAGCCTTCCTTTTCCTTTGATGACTCCGAGTGTTCATCATAACTTGCCAGTGACCGAGTACAACAATGGCCATGGATGGACGAGccaagaagaagatggtgatggTCATAACAAGTCCAAGAATAGCTCTCCTTGGGGACGTGTGAAATGGATGTATAAGATGGTGAAGCTGATGATAACTACTCTTTCTTACCTCGATGAGGACGATCATAAACATGCAAGGAAAGGTAAATGGAGAACAGTTTCTGAAGTCATGGACGAAAGGGGTTACCATGTCTCGCCGCAGCAATGTGAGGATAAGTTCAATGATCTTAATAAACGTTACAAGAAGCTTAATGAGATGCTTGGTAGAGGAACTTGTTGCGATGTCGTTGAGAATCCTTCGCTCTTGGATAAGATTGGTTACTTGGATGAGAAAGAGAAAGATGAAGTTAGGAAGATCATGAGCTCAAAACATCTTTTCTACGAAGAGATGTGCTCGTACCATAATGGGAACAGGTTGAATTTGCCTCATGACCCTGCGTTACAGCGATCCCTGAGGATCAGATGCCGTGATGATGATGGACATGGGAAACAccaaaatgaagatcttgtcgACTGTGAGGAACACAACATGTCTCAAATGGATTGTGGGGATCGTGGAGTCTCCTTAGGTGGTGCATTGAAGAGATTAAGACGAAGCCAGAACCATGAAGATCTCGGTCATCCTAATCATGCTAACAAGGGATATGTTCCTCACTTACATAAGCAGTGGACCGAGTCTAAGTCTTTGGAGTTAGAAGAACGCAAGCTCCAGATTCAAGCTGAGTTGATGGAGCTCGAGAGACAAAGAATCAAGTGGGAGAGGTTTAGTCAAAAAAGAGACCAAAAGCTCCAAATAATGAGGATGgaaaatgaaaatatgaaaCTTGAGAATGAAAAGATGAAACTGGAATTGAGAGGAGTTGAATTGGGTGCTAGATTCTGA